The genomic interval GTCAACCGTCGCCTTCTGCCGCCGCCCGGTCTTCAGCTCCCAGATATCGTTCACCGCGACGCCGACCCCGGCGACGACATTGGCGCAGGTTTCGCCGATCCTGAACCTGGTGGAATAGACCGGGTCCGCCCCCGTAATTTCGACCTCGCCGCTTTCCGGCATGCCGAGGCCGCGCACGGCCATGATTTCGTCAAATGCAGCACCCATATGTCCGTCTCCCGATGAAAGTCAGCCATAAGGGAGCCCGGCGGGACGCGGCTTGTCAATCCGGTAGTCAGTATTCGCCGCTGAGGCAGGCGCCGAGCGCCGGCGACAGGCTGTGCCTGTGGCGGATGGTGGCCTTCAGGGCCGCGGTCGCCCGGCGCGCGGTCGACATGTCGGGGGTTTCGATCTGGATGACGCTGCTTTCCGGGGGACGCACGCCCCAGGCAGCGCGCTGCGGGTCGCCGAACCCGTCGAATTCGACCCAGACCTTGAAGGTATCCGTTGATCCGTCGATGAATGCCATGATGCCTGTATCCCGTGCGAAGTGGTTCTTGTCGCGGGGATAAAGCCACCGGCGCATGAAACCGCCGTGACCGGAGGATGACAATTCAGTGATTCCGGACGGAAAAACCCCCGGCGCGATATATCAGGAGAGGGGAGTTGATGGCGCGCCGGGGCAGGAGACAGGAGAGAGCAGAATCATTTCAATGGAGGAGGAAATAACAAGTAAATATTACAATGCATATAAGTAACGTCAACAAATATCGTATATAATTACTTATTTAATTGAATAAACATATTAAAAAACTTGAATATAAATTATGTAAAATCCTACCAACCGGTAAGGAGTCTCGCCCGTCGCCACCGGTCCGGCGGAGCTTGCCGCTCGGCGCCGCCCGTTCCATGATGCCGGAGAATCGCGCCGGAACCACTTGGCGAGATCCCCTTCCGGCACATGATGTGCGCGATCCCGGGCGGGGTTGAGGGTCGAATTCATCGCGCCCGGCACAGCGGCGCAATAGGGGGGACGAAGCGATGCTGACGGGCAGACATGCGCTGGTGACGGGATCGACCCGCGGGCTGGGCCAGGCGATTGCCCGGGCGCTGGCCGGCGAAGGCTGCGACGTGATGCTGAACGGGTTCGGCGATGCGGCCGAAATCGAACGCGACCGCGCGGCGCTGGAAGCGGCGACGGGCGTCCGGGTGCGCTATCACGGCGCCGACCTGTCGCGGGAGGACGAGGTCGATGCGCTGGCTGACGCAACGCTGGCGGCATTCGGTTCGGTCGATATCCTGGTCAACAATGCGGTGATCCGGCACTTTCATACGGCGGTGGATTTTCCGCGCGACGAATGGCGCAAGGCGCTGGCGGTCAACCTTACCGCGCCGTTCTACCTGATCCAGCGGGTTCTGCCCGGCATGCGCGCCGGCGGCTGGGGCCGGATCGTCAACATCGCGTCGG from Alphaproteobacteria bacterium carries:
- a CDS encoding SDR family NAD(P)-dependent oxidoreductase gives rise to the protein MLTGRHALVTGSTRGLGQAIARALAGEGCDVMLNGFGDAAEIERDRAALEAATGVRVRYHGADLSREDEVDALADATLAAFGSVDILVNNAVIRHFHTAVDFPRDEWRKALAVNLTAPFYLIQRVLPGMRAGGWGRIVNIASVMGLAARSGRADYVTAKTGLIGLTRAIAAETRLDRNVTCNAICPGSVLTPNTEIKIAEFIAESGLPREEAVTEFLRMRGQTMGFIEPDRVAKLAVFLCQDSSFDMTGAVMPIDQGRSATWLEQD